The DNA window TGTATATGAGTACTGCAACATATGCCGACATGCGTGTAGATGCGCTTTTTGTATGCATGAACAGTGTATGTGGTGATGGTAAACGCAGAAATACATGTTTGTGTGTTGGTATCCCTACATACAAATATGCATGCATaatatatgcatacatacaGAGTTAATTACAATTATAGTATTGGTTATGGTTGGACTCCCGACTAATATTATTCGAAGTTTAATTTCTTATGGATTTATTTAATCtgatttcttttaatttgttaGTGTTTTTATGGATCGAAGTTGGGTTACTTTTTTCTCCCTACATGTTTTTGGATATTGCATGAGGTATTCCGTTGTTTATATGATATGCAGATTTCAATAGTTCTTGCTTCTCCATAGGGGAACAAAACTTGTGGTGCACTGTTAATGTAGTGGGCTGACAAATTGAGAATCCAAATAGAATGTAGTATTGTACAGTGGTGCTTGGATGTTCATGTGATTGATATGGAAGGGGGCGTGGGACATGGTGTGATGGCGGATGATGGAGATGCTGACCCTAATGAGGGTGGAGAAGCAAACATCTTTGGAAATGCCTCAACCAATGATGAAGATGGAATTGCTGGGCCACACGAACAGATGGAATTTGATTCTGAAGACGCTGCTAAGACTTTTTACGATGAGTATTGCAGACGCGTTGGTTTTAGCTCCAAAGCTGGTCAATGTAGTCGCTCTAAAGATGGGACAGTTGTTGCTCGGGAATTTTTGTGTGGCAGAGAAGGTTCGAAAAGAAGAAATGCTGATAGTTGTGATGCGATGCTTAGAATAGAGTTAAAGGGTCAAGGCAGATGGGTTGTCACAAAGTTTGTGAAAGATCATACTCATTCCTTGGTAAGCCCTAGTAGGGTGCAAAACATTCGGCCCCGAAGGCACTTCGCTGGTGCTGCGAAGACTGTGGCTGAAACTCAGCAAGGTGGAGGAATCGTTCCAAGTGGTGTGATGTATGTGTCCATGGATGGAAACCGTGGATCTGTAGATTCAAACCATGGAGTTAGGAGCACTTATTCTGTAGTGCCAAATCGGGCTTTTGCTCAAAAGAGGACTTTAGGGAGGGATGCTCAAAATCTGCTGGACTATTTTAAGAAAATGCAGGCAGAGAACCCAGGTTTCTTTTACGCAATACAACTTGACGAAGATAACTGCATGGCTAATGTGTTCTGGGCTGATGCAAGGTCAAGGGTGGCGTACAGTCATTTTGGTGATGCAATTACACTTGACACAAGGGGCAGAGCGAACCAGTACAGGGTGCCATTTGCTCCATTCACCGGTGTGAACCACCATGGTCAGTCAATTTTGTTCGGTTGTGCAATACTACTTGATGATTCTGAGGTTTCCTTCACTTGGCTGTTGAAGACATTTCTTACGGCAATGAATGATCGCCAGCCTGTCTCTATAATCACTGATCAAGACAAGGCCATACAGACTGCAGTTGCTTTGGTGTTTCCAAAAGCCCACCATTGTATTAGCAAGTGGCATGTCTTACGAGAAGGTCACGAGAAGTTGGCTCATGTGTGCCATGTGCATCCTAATTTCCAGGTTGAGCTTTATAATTGCATCAACTTGACTGAAACTATTGAGGAGTTTGAGTCATCTTGGGATTACATCATTGATAAATATGACCTCAGAGGACATGGTTGGCTTCAATCGTTGTATAATGCTCGTGCTCAGTGGGTTCCAGTATATTTTCGGGGTTCCTTTTTTGCTGTAATATCTCCGGATCAaggatttggaacatccttctTTGATGGTTATGTGAATCAACAAACGACATTGCCCATGTTCTTTAGACAATATGAAAGAGCCTTGGAAAATTGGTTTGAAAGGGAGATAGAAGCAGATTTTGACACAATTTGCACCTTGCCAGTTTTGAAGACGCCTTCACCGATGGAAAAGCAGGCGGCAAGTCTTTATACaaggaaaatatttgtgaaATTTCAGGAAGAGTTGGTTGAAACTTTTGTATACACTGCCAATAGAATTGAGGGTGATGGAGTAGTTAGCACATTCAGGGTGGCAAAATTTGAGGATGACCACAAGGCATACATTGTCACATTAATTTATCCTGAAATGAGAGCGAACTGTAGCTGTCAAATGTTTGAATAATCGGGTGTTCTCTGTCGTCATGTTTTGACAGTTTTCACTGTTACAAATGTTCTTAAACTACAATCTCATTACATCTTGAAACGGTGGACAAGAGATGCTAAGACTGGAGATGTAATAGGTGAACATAGTGGAGACTTACAGGGGCACGAGTCTTTGACATCACGGTATAACATTCTATGTCGGCAAGTCATGCATTATGCTGAAGAAGGGGCATTAGCTGCAGAAACCTATAATATTGCATTAGGTGCTCTCAGCGAAGGTGCAAGGAAGGTTGCTGTTGTAAAGAAAAATGTTACCAGAGTTGCACCCCCTAGCTCACAGGTTAGTGGGATTGGTTATGATGACAGGAAGACTTCTACCTCAGAGTCAGACACAACCCCGTTGTTATGGCCACAACAGGATGAAGTGTCAAGGCGATTTAATCTGAACAATGCTGGTGCCCATTCTCAATCTGTTGCTGATGTAAATGGTCCGCACATGGCCCCAGTGTCCCTTCACCAGGAAGATGGCCCAAATGAAAGCATGGTATTGATGAAAATCTTTGTTTTCATTAGTCTAGTAGTTTTCACGCAAAAATTAGGTGTTGACTTAGTTATATATTGGCCTTATGCTCAGGCGGTTATTCCTTATCTCAAGTCAATGACTTGGGTTATGGAGAATAACAATTCAGTGCCGGGGAATAGACTTGCTGTGATCAACTTGAAGGTATGTTGAGATAAGCTAAACTGTATGAGAAGTGGGGCACTATACTGTCCTTAACTTACTTTACCATGAAATAGTTCATTTGATATTTTTCCACCTAGACAGGACTGCTTGTATTTGTGTAAGTATTTCAAACTTTATTC is part of the Tripterygium wilfordii isolate XIE 37 chromosome 7, ASM1340144v1, whole genome shotgun sequence genome and encodes:
- the LOC120002157 gene encoding LOW QUALITY PROTEIN: protein FAR1-RELATED SEQUENCE 3 (The sequence of the model RefSeq protein was modified relative to this genomic sequence to represent the inferred CDS: substituted 1 base at 1 genomic stop codon); this translates as MEGGVGHGVMADDGDADPNEGGEANIFGNASTNDEDGIAGPHEQMEFDSEDAAKTFYDEYCRRVGFSSKAGQCSRSKDGTVVAREFLCGREGSKRRNADSCDAMLRIELKGQGRWVVTKFVKDHTHSLVSPSRVQNIRPRRHFAGAAKTVAETQQGGGIVPSGVMYVSMDGNRGSVDSNHGVRSTYSVVPNRAFAQKRTLGRDAQNLLDYFKKMQAENPGFFYAIQLDEDNCMANVFWADARSRVAYSHFGDAITLDTRGRANQYRVPFAPFTGVNHHGQSILFGCAILLDDSEVSFTWLLKTFLTAMNDRQPVSIITDQDKAIQTAVALVFPKAHHCISKWHVLREGHEKLAHVCHVHPNFQVELYNCINLTETIEEFESSWDYIIDKYDLRGHGWLQSLYNARAQWVPVYFRGSFFAVISPDQGFGTSFFDGYVNQQTTLPMFFRQYERALENWFEREIEADFDTICTLPVLKTPSPMEKQAASLYTRKIFVKFQEELVETFVYTANRIEGDGVVSTFRVAKFEDDHKAYIVTLIYPEMRANCSCQMFEXSGVLCRHVLTVFTVTNVLKLQSHYILKRWTRDAKTGDVIGEHSGDLQGHESLTSRYNILCRQVMHYAEEGALAAETYNIALGALSEGARKVAVVKKNVTRVAPPSSQVSGIGYDDRKTSTSESDTTPLLWPQQDEVSRRFNLNNAGAHSQSVADVNGPHMAPVSLHQEDGPNESMAVIPYLKSMTWVMENNNSVPGNRLAVINLKLQDYSKTHSELEVKFRLSRPSLEPMLRSMTYISEQLSTPASRVAVINLKLHDTETTSGESEVKFQVSRDTLGAMLRSMAYIQEQLSNAAEPQPKSQSKKQRK